The Bacteroides ovatus genomic interval CTTCTTTTTGATAATAATGAACCAACTCAAAAGAATTAAACCTTTGGCAACGGTGGTGACGCAGACTGCCCACCAGATTCCTTCCACTCCCATACCCATCCGTACAAACAGGATAGCAAGCGGAATACGCATATAGTTGCAACTGATGCTGATAATGGCAGGGGGTATTGTGCGGCCGATGCCGTAGAAAACTCCCTGCATGGTGATTTCGAGCATCATAAAGAGCTGGGAATATCCGTCGATACGAAGGAATACGCCTCCGGCTTCATAAGCAGCCTGTTCGGGCACGAATATGGCGAAAACTTCGTTTCCGAAGAAAACGAATAGCAAAGTACAGAGTGTACCGAAGATTCCCGTCATCCATAGGGTAGTGTACCAGGATTTAAGTACCCGTTCGATTCGTCCGGCAGCATAGTTTTGGGCGATGAAGGCACTTAGTGCGGTGGAGAATCCCTGTGAGGTGTTCCAGGTAATTGCTTCGATTTGTCCCCCGGTGGTGAACGTCATTAAGCCGATGTGCCCTCCCTGTTCGGAAGCGGTGCGGCAGAGGAACATGTTGACGAAGGCAAACAATGTATTTAAAGTCGCTACGGGTAATCCAAGTTTAAGGATTCTCCGCGTGTACTTTTTCTTTAGCCGGGTGAAGAAAGGGAAACCGCCCAACAGCGCATCCCTGCAACGCAACTGATAGACGAAAATCAGGAAAACACTTGCTTCTGCAATCCAGGTGGCGTACGCCGCACCGTTTGTTCCCAGTCCGAAACCGAATATAAAGAGTGGGTCCAGAACGATATTCAATATCAACCCTGTGCCACTGATAAAGAACGGGACTTTGCTGCGTCCTGCTGCATTATAAATTCCGGTGAAGGC includes:
- a CDS encoding MATE family efflux transporter, translating into MQGIKNLTQGPINRQLFNLAMPIMATSFIQMAYSLTDMAWVGRLGSEAVAAIGSVGILTWMSGSISLLNKVGSEVSVGQSIGAQSQEDARSFASHNITIALIISICWGGLLFIFAEPIIRIYELEEHITANAIQYLRIVSTGLPFVFLSAAFTGIYNAAGRSKVPFFISGTGLILNIVLDPLFIFGFGLGTNGAAYATWIAEASVFLIFVYQLRCRDALLGGFPFFTRLKKKYTRRILKLGLPVATLNTLFAFVNMFLCRTASEQGGHIGLMTFTTGGQIEAITWNTSQGFSTALSAFIAQNYAAGRIERVLKSWYTTLWMTGIFGTLCTLLFVFFGNEVFAIFVPEQAAYEAGGVFLRIDGYSQLFMMLEITMQGVFYGIGRTIPPAIISISCNYMRIPLAILFVRMGMGVEGIWWAVCVTTVAKGLILLSWFIIIKKKCLSIPSTIKG